One part of the Vicia villosa cultivar HV-30 ecotype Madison, WI linkage group LG6, Vvil1.0, whole genome shotgun sequence genome encodes these proteins:
- the LOC131613601 gene encoding uncharacterized protein LOC131613601 gives MYWPTMLKDCIEFDKGCQECQIHAGIQHAPAILPVEIYLQSVRIQKQGEIPYNLYWEMMMNELTELDEERLRALEVLRRQEERIARSYNKKVKGKTFIINDLVWKVILPMDKKNKALGKWSPYWEGPFRILKAFSNNAYEIEELAEDRRNLKVNGKYLKKYKPFMHEVKIATT, from the exons ATGTATTGGCCTACCATGCTAAAGGATTGTATAGAATTTGATAAAGGCTGTCAAGAATGTCAAATACATGCAGGAATCCAACATGCTCCTGCAA TCTTACCTGTCGAAATCTACTTGCAATCAGTACGGATACAAAAGCAAGGAGAAATCCCATATAACCTATACTgggagatgatgatgaatgagttgacAGAATTAGACGAAGAAAGGTTGCGCGCGTTAGAAGTCTTGAGGAGGCAGGAGGAGAGAATAGCAAGATCATATAACAAAAAGGTCAAAGGTAAAACTTTTATTataaatgatttagtttggaaagttatattACCTATGGATAAAAAGAATAAGGCTTTGGGAAAATGGTCTCCATattgggaaggaccttttcgaatTCTAAAAGCattttcaaataatgcttatgagatagaagaactaGCAGAGGATCGAAGGAACCTAAAAGTAAATGGGAAGTATTTAAAGAAATATAAGCCATTTATGCATGAGGTTAAGATTGCAACAACGTAG